One window from the genome of Epinephelus moara isolate mb chromosome 5, YSFRI_EMoa_1.0, whole genome shotgun sequence encodes:
- the sun2 gene encoding uncharacterized protein sun2 isoform X1, whose product MSRRSSRLVSGGYYNSDEESDSSSVTNISYRENPVKVFKKKAGNRKAGSRTPNRANSNASSVSSEPPITAGQYDGLSPSPLSIQTQPTMRTLPYISTTATPRPPLTPSSSRGQTPTRCPSVPPEKGPYTGLCSSSQPGLHLRPSNKELSQSGVDSSGYSSSEGPHRKPTATATSGTSRTGSDSEAPSAGYRSRINSAFVNLMDSSKLMAAAAQSKIMHVAALANTSVSSRMKKACCLFLLLLLILLCLWFLLPWFTSLFSRMAVTKTPTQTKPKSQPVLPAPPPPQPSTIHPTPVVDPAVVSAVVEAKMQRILDSAAVSAAAVETKMQRLLEEQQLKQQQILFQMKERLQLDVHDMKTKLETLDSDSRLRLEQELAELGRQMVDHQTDSRSAAASLSLRIQALEAQNTELSQKWSSIQLMPPPAPCPDTSTAPVQNQLTPELQQAMEKWFTDRIKEQDAVRLGDKGSCPDCGRPMADKMADFALETQGASVISTRCSETYRIRSACVTLFGFPLWYPSESPRTVIQGFPVLLPGKCWAFHGVQGTLVISLSHPITLTHVTLDHLPRYNSPTGHIDSAPKDFEVYGMKNDTEEGTLLGTFTYDENGESTQTFKLPNPNDVVYRVVELRVLSNWGHVEYTCLYRFRVHGKIAST is encoded by the exons ATGTCTCGTAGGAGTTCTCGCCTGGTGTCCGGCGGCTACTATAATTCAGATGAAGAATCTGATTCAAGTAGTGTGACAAACATTTCCTACCGTGAAAACCCTGTCAA GGTTTTCAAGAAGAAGGCAGGGAACCGCAAGGCCGGCTCCCGCACCCCCAATAGAGCCAACAGCAATGCTAGTTCTGTCAGCTCAGAGCCGCCTATCACTGCAGGCCAGTATGAtg GCCTGAGTCCTTCTCCCTTGAGCATCCAGACTCAGCCGACCATGAGGACGTTGCCGTACATCTCCACCACAGCCACCCCTCGGCCACCCCTGACCCCTTCATCGAGCCGGGGTCAGACGCCCACGCGCTGCCCCTCAGTACCTCCAGAGAAGGGCCCCTACACTGGGCTCTGCAGCTCCAGCCAGCCAGGATTACACCTCAGACCCAGCAACAAGGAGCTGAGTCAGAGCGGCGTGGACAGCTCAGGGTACTCGTCCTCTGAGGGTCCTCACAGGAAGCCCACAGCCACCGCCACCAGTGGTACCAGTAGAACCGGCAGTGACAGTGAGGCTCCCAGTGCTGGATACAGAAGCAGAATCAACAGTGCCTTCGTTAATCTAATGG ACTCAAGTAAATTGATGGCCGCTGCAGCGCAGTCAAAAATAATGCATGTGGCAGCTTTAG CTAATACTTCAGTCAGCAGTCGCATGAAGAAGGCTTGTTgtctgtttctcctcctcctcctcatactTCTAT GTCTTTGGTTCCTTCTTCCCTGGTTTACCTCACTCTTCTCCCGCATGGCTGTCACAAAGACCCCGACACAGACAAAACCTAAGAGTCAACCTGTTCTCCcagcccctcctcctcctcaacccAGCACCATACATCCTACACCCGTGGTG GATCCAGCTGTTGTCTCTGCTGTTGTGGAGGCGAAGATGCAACGTATTTTG GATTCAGCCgctgtgtctgctgctgctgtagaaacaaagATGCAACGTCTTTTG gaggagcagcagctgaagCAGCAACAAATTCTCTTTCAG ATGAAGGAGAGACTACAGCTGGACGTGCATGATATGAAAACCAAGCTTGAGACTTTGGACTCAGACAGTCGGCTGCGTTTGGAGCAGGAGCTTGCGGAGTTGGGCAGGCAGATGGTGGATCACCAGACAGACAGTCGCTCTGCTGCCGCCAGCCTCAGCCTTAGGATCCAAGCTTTAGAGGCCCAGAATACTGAG CTGTCCCAGAAGTGGTCGTCCATCCAGCTGATGCCTCCTCCTGCCCCCTGTCCTGATACGAGCACCGCCCCCGTCCAAAACCAACTCACTCCAGAGCTCCAACAGGCCATGGAGAAGTGGTTCACTGACCGCATCAAG GAGCAGGATGCTGTCAGGCTCGGTGACAAAGGAAGCTGTCCAGACTGTGGACGTCCCATGGCtgacaaaatggccgactttgCACTGGAGACTCAAG gtgccAGTGTGATCAGCACCAGGTGTTCAGAGACGTATCGTATTCGTTCAGCATGTGTGACCCTGTTTGGATTCCCTCTGTGGTATCCATCTGAGAGCCCACGCACTGTTATTCAG GGCTTCCCGGTGCTGCTCCCAGGGAAATGTTGGGCGTTCCATGGTGTCCAGGGGACTCTTGTgatctctctgtctcacccCATCACTTTAACTCATGTGACGCTTGACCACCTGCCACGCTACAACTCCCCCACCGGCCACATCGACTCCGCCCCCAAAGACTTTGAAGTCTAT gGAATGAAAAACGACACAGAAGAAGGAACACTGCTGGGAACGTTCACTTACGATGAGAACGGAGAGTCAACACAGACGTTTAAGCTGCCT AACCCCAATGATGTGGTGTATCGAGTTGTGGAGCTGCGTGTCCTCAGTAACTGGGGTCATGTCGAATACACGTGTCTTTACCGTTTCCGCGTGCATGGAAAGATCGCCTCCACATGA
- the sun2 gene encoding uncharacterized protein sun2 isoform X2: MSRRSSRLVSGGYYNSDEESDSSSVTNISYRENPVKVFKKKAGNRKAGSRTPNRANSNASSVSSEPPITAGQYDGLSPSPLSIQTQPTMRTLPYISTTATPRPPLTPSSSRGQTPTRCPSVPPEKGPYTGLCSSSQPGLHLRPSNKELSQSGVDSSGYSSSEGPHRKPTATATSGTSRTGSDSEAPSAGYRSRINSAFVNLMANTSVSSRMKKACCLFLLLLLILLCLWFLLPWFTSLFSRMAVTKTPTQTKPKSQPVLPAPPPPQPSTIHPTPVVDPAVVSAVVEAKMQRILDSAAVSAAAVETKMQRLLEEQQLKQQQILFQMKERLQLDVHDMKTKLETLDSDSRLRLEQELAELGRQMVDHQTDSRSAAASLSLRIQALEAQNTELSQKWSSIQLMPPPAPCPDTSTAPVQNQLTPELQQAMEKWFTDRIKEQDAVRLGDKGSCPDCGRPMADKMADFALETQGASVISTRCSETYRIRSACVTLFGFPLWYPSESPRTVIQGFPVLLPGKCWAFHGVQGTLVISLSHPITLTHVTLDHLPRYNSPTGHIDSAPKDFEVYGMKNDTEEGTLLGTFTYDENGESTQTFKLPNPNDVVYRVVELRVLSNWGHVEYTCLYRFRVHGKIAST; the protein is encoded by the exons ATGTCTCGTAGGAGTTCTCGCCTGGTGTCCGGCGGCTACTATAATTCAGATGAAGAATCTGATTCAAGTAGTGTGACAAACATTTCCTACCGTGAAAACCCTGTCAA GGTTTTCAAGAAGAAGGCAGGGAACCGCAAGGCCGGCTCCCGCACCCCCAATAGAGCCAACAGCAATGCTAGTTCTGTCAGCTCAGAGCCGCCTATCACTGCAGGCCAGTATGAtg GCCTGAGTCCTTCTCCCTTGAGCATCCAGACTCAGCCGACCATGAGGACGTTGCCGTACATCTCCACCACAGCCACCCCTCGGCCACCCCTGACCCCTTCATCGAGCCGGGGTCAGACGCCCACGCGCTGCCCCTCAGTACCTCCAGAGAAGGGCCCCTACACTGGGCTCTGCAGCTCCAGCCAGCCAGGATTACACCTCAGACCCAGCAACAAGGAGCTGAGTCAGAGCGGCGTGGACAGCTCAGGGTACTCGTCCTCTGAGGGTCCTCACAGGAAGCCCACAGCCACCGCCACCAGTGGTACCAGTAGAACCGGCAGTGACAGTGAGGCTCCCAGTGCTGGATACAGAAGCAGAATCAACAGTGCCTTCGTTAATCTAATGG CTAATACTTCAGTCAGCAGTCGCATGAAGAAGGCTTGTTgtctgtttctcctcctcctcctcatactTCTAT GTCTTTGGTTCCTTCTTCCCTGGTTTACCTCACTCTTCTCCCGCATGGCTGTCACAAAGACCCCGACACAGACAAAACCTAAGAGTCAACCTGTTCTCCcagcccctcctcctcctcaacccAGCACCATACATCCTACACCCGTGGTG GATCCAGCTGTTGTCTCTGCTGTTGTGGAGGCGAAGATGCAACGTATTTTG GATTCAGCCgctgtgtctgctgctgctgtagaaacaaagATGCAACGTCTTTTG gaggagcagcagctgaagCAGCAACAAATTCTCTTTCAG ATGAAGGAGAGACTACAGCTGGACGTGCATGATATGAAAACCAAGCTTGAGACTTTGGACTCAGACAGTCGGCTGCGTTTGGAGCAGGAGCTTGCGGAGTTGGGCAGGCAGATGGTGGATCACCAGACAGACAGTCGCTCTGCTGCCGCCAGCCTCAGCCTTAGGATCCAAGCTTTAGAGGCCCAGAATACTGAG CTGTCCCAGAAGTGGTCGTCCATCCAGCTGATGCCTCCTCCTGCCCCCTGTCCTGATACGAGCACCGCCCCCGTCCAAAACCAACTCACTCCAGAGCTCCAACAGGCCATGGAGAAGTGGTTCACTGACCGCATCAAG GAGCAGGATGCTGTCAGGCTCGGTGACAAAGGAAGCTGTCCAGACTGTGGACGTCCCATGGCtgacaaaatggccgactttgCACTGGAGACTCAAG gtgccAGTGTGATCAGCACCAGGTGTTCAGAGACGTATCGTATTCGTTCAGCATGTGTGACCCTGTTTGGATTCCCTCTGTGGTATCCATCTGAGAGCCCACGCACTGTTATTCAG GGCTTCCCGGTGCTGCTCCCAGGGAAATGTTGGGCGTTCCATGGTGTCCAGGGGACTCTTGTgatctctctgtctcacccCATCACTTTAACTCATGTGACGCTTGACCACCTGCCACGCTACAACTCCCCCACCGGCCACATCGACTCCGCCCCCAAAGACTTTGAAGTCTAT gGAATGAAAAACGACACAGAAGAAGGAACACTGCTGGGAACGTTCACTTACGATGAGAACGGAGAGTCAACACAGACGTTTAAGCTGCCT AACCCCAATGATGTGGTGTATCGAGTTGTGGAGCTGCGTGTCCTCAGTAACTGGGGTCATGTCGAATACACGTGTCTTTACCGTTTCCGCGTGCATGGAAAGATCGCCTCCACATGA